The sequence GCGTTCCGGGAGACCATCCGCGCCTTCATCGCGGCCGAGGTCGTGCCCGTCTACGACGAGTGGTTCGCCGCCGGCCAGGTGCCGCGCGAGTTCTACCACAAGCTCGGTGAGCTGGGTGTCTTCGGTATCGAGGTCGACGAGGAGTACGGCGGCGCGGGCATCGACTCGCACAAGTACGAGGCCGTCATTTACGAGGAGACCGCCCGCGTGGGTGTCTCCTTCGGCGGCTCGGGCGTGCACACGCTGCTCGGCCTGCCCTACATCAAGATGCTCGCCACCGGCGAGCAGAAGAAGCGCTGGCTGCCGAAGTTCACCACCGGCGAGGAGATGTGGGCCCTCGCGATGACCGAGCCGGGCACCGGCTCCGACGTCGCGGGCATGAAGACCACCGCGAAGCTCTCCGAGGACGGCAAGCACTACGTCCTCAACGGCTCGAAGACCTTCATCACCGGTGGCGTGCACGCCGACCGTGTGATCGTCTGCGCCCGCACCTCCGCCCCGCGCGAGGACGACCGCCGCTTCGGCATCTCCCTCTTCGCCGTCGACACCAAGTCCGCGGGCTACTCGATCGGCCGCAAGCTCGACAAGCTCGGCCTGCGCACGTCCGACACCGCCGAGCTGGCGTTCGTCGATGTCAAGGTTCCGGTCGAGGACCTGCTCGGCGAGGAGAACAAGGGCTTCGGCTACCTCGGCACCAACCTGGCCTCCGAGCGCTGGGGCATCGCCTTCGGCGCGTACGCGCAGGCCGCGGCTGCCGTCGGCTTCGCCAAGCAGTACGTGCAGGAGCGCACCGTCTTCGGCAAGACGGTCGCCTCGTTCCAGAACACCAAGTTCGAGCTCGCCGCCTGCCAGGCCGAGGTGGACGCGGCACAGGCCGTCGCCGACCGCGCGCTGGAGGCCCTGGACGCCGGAGAGCTGACGGCGGCCGAGGCCGCGTCCGCGAAGCTGTTCTGCACCGAGGTCGCGCACCGGGTGATCGACCGCTGCCTCCAGCTGCACGGCGGCTACGGCTTCATGAACGAGTACCCGATCGCCCGCCTGTACGCGGACAACCGGGTCAACCGCATCTACGGCGGCACCAGCGAGGTCATGAAGTCGATCATCGCCAAGTCCATGGGTCTGTAAGAGCGGCTACGTTCCCTTCATGAGCGCACCACTGGACTCCCTGCTCGATCTGCTCGACCTGGAGCAGATCGAGCGGGACATCTTCCGGGGCCTGAGCCGCAGCGCGGTCGTGCCCCGTGTCTTCGGCGGCCAGGTCGCGGCCCAGGCGCTGGTCGCCGCGGGCCGCACCGTCCCGGCCGACCGGGGGGCCCACTCCCTGCACGCGTACTTCCTGCGTGCCGGGGACCCGGGCGCGCCGATCGTCTACAGCGTCGACCGGATCCGCGACGGGAAGTCCTTCACCACGCGCCGGGTCGTCGCCGTCCAGCACGGGCAGCCGATCTTCCATCTCTCGGCGTCCTTCCAGACGTACGAGGACGGGCTGGAGCACCAGGCGGACATGCCGGCCGCCCCGGATCCGGAGACGCTGCCCACGGCCGCCCGGATGCTGCCCCGGTACGCGGACCGGTTCAGCGATCCGGGTGTCGTGGACCGGCTGATCGAGGCGCGCGCCGCCGTCGACCTGCGGTACGTGGACGCCCCGCCGTTCGGCACCGTCGGCGAGCCGCGCGAGCCCCGCTCCCAGGTGTGGTTCAGGACGAACGGCAAGCTCGCGGACGACCCGCTGCTGCACGTCTGCATGGCCACGTACGTCTCCGACATGACGCTGCTCGACTCGGTGCTGCTCGCCCACGGGCGCGGCGGCTGGGCGGTCGGGGACGTGGTGGGCGCCAGCCTGGACCACGCGATGTGGTTCCACCGGCCCTTCCGGGCCGACGAGTGGCTGCTGTACGACCAGGAGTCGCCCTCGGCGTCCGGCGGGCGCGGCCTCGGCCAGGCCCGCATCTACACACAGGACAGGCAGCTGGCGATCACCGTCATCCAGGAGGGCGTGGTGCGGGTCCCCCGGGCCTGAACAGGCCGCGGTCCAGGTCCGGGTGTTCCGGGACTGAACAGGCCGCGGTCCGCCGATTCGGACATACTCCCCACCATGAGTGACGAGAATTCCGGTGGCGGGGAGTCCACGTTCACCGTCATCGTCGCGGCGGTCGCCAATCTCGGCATCGCCGTGGCGAAGGCCGTCGCGGGGCTGATCAGCGGATCGAGCGCGATGCTGTCCGAGGCCGCGCACTCGGTCGCCGACACCGTCACCGAGGTCATGCTCCTCACCGCGCTCAAGCGGAGCGAGAAGCCCGCCGACGAGGACCATCCCCTCGGCTACGGCCCCGAGCGGTACATCTGGGCGATGCTCGCCTCCATCGCGACGTTCGTCGGCGGCGCCGTCTTCTCCGTCTACGACGGCGTCCACACACTCGTCGAGGGCGAGGAGCTGGGCGATCCGCTCATCTCGTACATCGTGCTCGGTGTGGCCTTCCTGCTGGAGGGCTACTCACTGCGCACGGGCGTCGGACAGGTGCGGCGCGAGGCGTCGAAGCTGAGCGTTCCGGACACGTACTACCTCCGCCACACCCCGGACACCGCGGTCAAGGCCGTCGTCATGGAGGACTCGGCGGCCCTGGTCGGGCTGCTGCTGGCCGCGGGCGGGCTGCTCGGCGGGCAGCTCTCCGGCTCCGGGGTGTGGGACGGCATCGCCTCGATCCTGATCGGCGCGCTGCTCGTGTACGTGGCCTGGGTGCTCGGCCGGTCCAACGCCCAGCTGCTGATCGGCCGCCCGCTGCCGGAGGCGATGCGGGCGGGGGTGCGCGAGGAGCTGCTGTCGGTCCCGCACATCGTGGACGTACTGGAGCTGACCACGCTCATCCAGGGGCCGACCGAGATCCTGATCGCCGCGAAGATCGACTTCCGGGACATGGCCAGCGCCGAGCAGGTCGAGTGGGCCTGCGAGGAGGCGGAGGCGCAGTTGCGGGAACGCTTTCCGTCCATCCGCCGCGTCTATCTCGATCCGACGCCGGGGCCCGAACAGCGCCGGGCCCGCGCGGCACGCGCGTCCGGGTGACCTCGTCCGGGCAACCGCATGCGGATGACCGCGTCCAATCGCATGCATCACGGGCGATTCGGCCCGCGGCGCGGCACGGGCGCGTCCGCGAAATCATACGGTTCTCCGAAAATGTAAGCCTTCAGGAATACTTTTCGGGGAGAGCGACGCCCATGACCCAATTCCCTCGGCCGACACCGTCCTTTCCGCCCGCCGGACCGAAACGGCGCATGGTCCGCCCCGTCCCACTGGCCGCCGCCGCACTCACTCCCCTGCTCGTTCTGGGCATCATGCGGACGGGCGACGCGCTTCCGCGGTCCGGCAGTGCCCGCGCCCAGGGGCACGGCATGAATATCCTGCTGGTCGGAACGGACGGCCGGGACACGATCACACGGCAGGAAAAGGAGAAATTCCGCCTGGGCGGTGTCGCCTGCGACTGCACGGACACCATGATGCTGATCCATATCTCGGCGAACCGGAAAAGGGCCGGTCTCGTCAGCATCCCGCGCGACTCCCTCGCCCAGCTCTCCCCGCACGAGGACCGGCGCACGGGCGAGCGGCACGGGAGGCACCCGTCGAAGATCAACGGAGCGTACGCGGAGGGCGGCGCGGACCTCTCGATGCGTACGGTCGAGGAAATGACCGGGGTGAAGATCGACCGGTTCCTCGGCGTCGACTTCTCCCGCTTCATGAAGACCGTCGACACCGTCGGCGGGGTAGACATCTGTACCGCCCGCCCGCTGCGGGATCCGGTGACCGGGCTCGACCTCTCCCCCGGTACGCACCGGCTCAAGGGCGGCGAATCCCTTCAGTACGCCCGCGCCCGCAAGGTCGACAATTCCGCGGACTTCGGCCGTATCCAGCGGCAGCAGCGGTTCGTCGTGGCCTTCATCAAAAAACTCCGCGCCGACGGAACGATGCGCGACCCGGTCCGGCTCGCGAAACTCGCCGATGTGCTGCTCGCCGGGCCCCGTACGGAAAAGTCCGTCACGCTGCCGGATCTGGTTTCCCTGGCCAAGGACATGCACGACATCAAGCTGTCGTCGCTCGAATTCGCCTCCGTACCCATCCGGGATTTCAACGCCGACATCGAAGGTGTCGGATCGACGCTCGCGTGGGACGAGGCGAAGGCGGACGCCGTGTTCGCGACCATGCGGAAGGACCGGCCCCTGTCCTCGGCGAAGTCCGCGCTCCCGTCCCGGCCCGGTCCCACCACGGCGCGCCAGGGCGAGTTCGTGCCCGTGAAGGGCTCCCGCATCGGCTGCGGCTGACCCGTCCCGCCAGGGACTACGGGACAGCCCTCAGCGGGATCGGTCAGCGTGTGCGGGCCCGGACACGTACGCAGGCGCGCCCGCGGGTTCAGAGCAGTCCGGCCGCGTCCAGGAGGTAGTCGGTCATCGGGTCGTAGAAGCGCGGGTCGGTGACGTGGTCGTCCAGGGGGACGGTGACCTGGAGGGTGCCCTCGGACTCGCCGAGGAACAGCGCCGGGTCGTTGCAGTCCGCGTAACCGATCGAGTCGAGGCCGCGCTGCCCCGCGCAGCCCGCCCAGCCGTGGTCGGCGACGACCAGGTCGGGCAGCGGCCGGCCCTGCTGCTCCGTGGCGTCCAGGATGGCCGCCATCGGGGCCGGGGAGTGCGTGTGCCACAGGGTCGCCCCGCGCTCCAGCACGGCGACGTCCGCGAACTGGAAGACCATGCCCTCGTCCGCCATCAGCCCCGACGGGATCCGGACGATCTCGCAGCCCGCCCGGCGCAGCGCGTCCGCCGTCTGGCGGTGCACGTCCAGCAGGCCGCCCGGGTGGCCGGTGGCGAACAGGACGCGCTCGGAGCCCGCGGCCGCCTTGCGCAGCCGGGCCGCCATCCGCTCCAGGCCGTCGACGGTCAGCTCCGGGTCGATGGTGTCCTGGCCCTGCCGGTGCGCGGGGTCGTCGTTGACACCGCACCGCTCGGCCATGACGGCGAGGACGTCCTGCTCGTCGGACCAGCGGTCGCCGAGCTCCAGGCCCAGCCAGTAGTGGCGGTCGCCGTTGGCGAGCTTGCGGTAGTGGGAGAGGTTGTTGTCGCGGGGCGTGGCGACATCCCCGGCGATACGCGTGCGGACGAGGTGGTCGACGAGGGCGGCGCGGCTGGGTATCGGCATGGACCCATTGTGCCGTCCGGTGCGCGCCGCGCGCCGGGTGTCCTGCCCGCCGAGCAGGACGGGCCGGTCACCGGGCGGAACGTCGGACGCCCACAGGGTCCGGCGCCGGGCGGTCGCCTGGTCCGGCGCCGAGCAGTCACCGGGCGGGGTGGACCGGTCACCGGGCGGTCGGCGGGCGGAACGTCGGCCGGCTGCCGGGCGGGGCGGCCGGTCACCGGGCGGAACGTCGGACGCCCACCGGGTCCGGCGCCGGGCGCTCACCTGGTCCGGCGCCGGGCGGAACGTCGGCCGGTCGCGGTCCAGGCGGAATCGGACGATCACCGGGGCGGCGGACGCCCGCCGGTCGCGAGCGTCTACCGGTCGCGGACATCGGCCGGTCGCGGTCCAGGCCGGACCGGGCGGTTCCCGGTCCGGGCTCCGGTCGCTCCCCGGCCCTCCGGCCCCCGGCTCCGGCGGCTTCCCGGTCCCGGATACCGCGGCCCGGTGTCCCGTGGCGGAAGTCTTCCCGGACTGTTCACCCCCGTGTGACCTGCTCCTTCGCGGTCCGGACGGGCCCGGCCGCTCGAATGGAGCCACACAGAGGTCTGGACCACCGGAGTCACGCCAATTCCGTGTCCGATTCCGCCAGTTCCCGCCCTCCCGGAGAAGTGGTCTATACCTTTGGTACTAGGGTGGGCCACCTGAAACTGCCACATACGCAGCCGTGGGGGGCTTTATGAGCGTGTGTCATCTTCCGCAACCACCGTCCGACGACGAGCTCTACTGGTACTTCGGCCCACAACGGCGTTGGGTCCTGGTCAGCAGTTCGCTCGCCTTCGTGTTCACGGCGGCGACGATGTTCACCTTCGCGCTGCGGACACCCGCCCTGTGGGTGTTCCTCGCGGTTCTCGGGCTGAACGTCGTGGCCCTGCTGCTCTCCTCGCTGAACAGCCTGCGTCAGCGCCGGCTGACCCGGCAGTCGCACGACGTGCTCGTGCACGCCTGGCGGCCCGCCGAGCTGCCCGGCGTCGATCTCTACCTGCCGACCTGCGGCGAACCGCTGCCCGTGCTGGCCAACGCCTACCGTGCCGTCGCCGCCGTGGACTGGCCGGGGGCGCTGACCGTCTGGGTGCTGGACGACGCCGACCGGCCCGAGGTCGCCGCGCTGGCGGCCGAGCACGGCTACACCTATGTCGTACGGCCCGACCGGGGGCACCTGAAGAAGGCGGGCAACCTCAACCACGCGCTCACCCTGAGCAGTTCCGAGTTCATCGCGATCCTGGACGCCGACTTCGCGCCCCGCCCGGACTTCCTGCGCCACCTCGTGCCGTACCTGGCCGACCCCGGCGTCGGCATCGTGCAGAGCCCGCAGTGCTTCGACACCGACGAGGGCATGGACTGGATCCAGCGCGCCGCCGGGTCGGCGCAGGAGTGGTTCTTCCGCTGGATCCAGCCCTCGCGCGACGCGAGCGACGCCGCCATCTGCTGCGGCAGCAACGCCGTCTACCGGCGCAGCGCGATCGACCTGGCGGGCGGCTTCGCCCGGCTCGACCACAGCGAGGACCTGTACACCGGACTCGCCCTGTACGAACAGGGGTTCCGCACCCAGTACGTGCCGGTACTGGTGGCCAAGGGCACCTCCCCCGACCACCTCACCGCCTTCGTCAACCAGCAGTACCGCTGGGCCATGGGCAATCTCCATCTGCTCGGGACGCCCGTGCTGCGGCGGATGCGGGCGCCCTGGCGGATGCGGCTGTGCTTCTACGAAGGCATCGTCGGATACCTGGCCACGGCGGTGAACACCTTCGCGGCGCCGCTGCCGCCGCTGGTGATGATGTTCCTGTTCCCGGACCACATCCGCCCCTGGCACGTGCTGCCGCTCCTCGCACCGCTCTGGCTCTGGCATGTGCTGCTGCCGCGCGTCAGCCGTACCCGCTGGCGGGTGGAGGTGATCCGCGCCAACGTCCTGACGAGCGTGGCCGCCGCGACCGCGTTCGTGCACACCCTGCGGGGCCGCAGTGCCGCCTGGGTGCCCACCGGCGCGCGTGGCACCGGGGCCTCCGGGGGGATGGCCCGGCGGGTGGTGGGCGTCTCGCTGGTCTGGCTCGTCGTGTCCAACGGGGCCGCCGCCGCGGGGCTCGCGCTGGCCGTCGCCCGTAACGGCTGGGAGCCCAACTGGGGGCTGCTCCTCTACCTCCTGGTGCAGTGCCAGATCAACGTGCCGCTGATCCGCGACCTGCTGGCCGAACTGCGCCCGAAGAAGCCCGCGAGGGCGAAGTCCCGCACCGGGGCAACCGCGAAGGCCCCAGGCGCCCTTCGGCCCGCCGGCCGCACCGGGCCCGTCCCGAATCCGGTCGCGGGCCTGGTCACCGGCCTCCGTGCCCGGACCCGCATGCTGCCCCGGCGCTGGCCCGAGACCCTGGCCGCCTCCGCCGTCCTCCTGCTGACCGGCCTGCTCGCCTCCGGGCTCGTCAACCCGATGCTCCCCTGGCTGAGTTGAGCTGAAGTGAAAGGCACCATTCTCATGCCCTTCCTCGTGACCCCGCGCCGACGCCGGGGGGCCGCCGCGCCCGTGACCGGCTCCGGCGGCGAATCCGGGCCGAGTCCGCACCGGTCCACGTTCCGGCCCGACATCGAAGGTCTGCGCGCGGTGGCCGTGGTCGCGGTCCTCGCCTTCCACGCCGGGATACCCGGTCTGGAAGGCGGGTTCGTCGGGGTGGACATCTTCTTCGTCATCTCCGGCTACCTGATCACCGGGCTGCTGGTCCGGGAGGCCATCACCACCGGCCGCATCCGGCTCGGCGACTTCTTCTCCCGCCGCGCCCGGCGGCTGCTGCCCTCGGCCGCCGTGGTGCTCGCCGCCGTGGCGGTGGCCGGTGCCTGGCTGACCGTACCGCTGCGGCGCACCGACCTGGAGTACGACGTCGTGGCGGCGGCGCTGTCCGTCGCCAACTGGCGGTTCGTCTCGCAGCGCACCGACTACCTCGCCGCCGGGCACGACCAGAGCCCGTTGCTGCACTTCTGGTCCCTCGCGGTGGAGGAGCAGTTCTATCTGTTCTGGGCCCCGCTGCTCGCGGTGCTCGTCGTCGTCGCGGCCCGCGCGGTCCGCCGGGGGCGGGCGGTGCGCGGCACCGTGGCCCTGGTCACGGCCGTGCTGGCCCTCGGGTCGCTCGCCCTGTCCCTGCACTGGACGGACTCCTCCGTATCGCTGGCGTACCTCGGTACGCCCTCGCGCGTCTGGCAGTTCGGTGCCGGGGCGCTGCTCGCCCTGCTGCCCTGGCACCTGATGCGCGGGCCGCGTCCGCTGCGCCTGCTGTGCGGCTGGGCCGGAGCCGCGGCGATCGTCTGGTGCGTCCTGTCGTACGACGCGAGCACCCCGTACCCCGGTTACGCCGCGCTCGTACCGACGCTGGCCACGGCGGCCGTCATCCTGGCCGCGATTCCCGGCCGGGGCGAGCGGTACGTGGAGGGGCCGTACGGGGTCGGGCGGCTGCTGGCGGGGCGGGCGCCGCGAGCGATCGGGCGGCTCTCCTACAACCTCTATCTGTGGCACTGGCCCGTCCTCGTGCTGGCCGAGGCCCGGTTCGGGGCGCTCGGCTGGCCCGAGCGGACCGCCCTGACGGTGGCGTCCGCGCTGCCCGCCCTGGCCACCATGCGCTGGGTGGAGCAGCCGCTGCGCCGCAGCCGGACCGTCTCCGAACTCCCCCGGCGCGGACTGGCGGTGGGCATCTCGGCGATCATCCTGCCGGTGGTGCTGGCGCTGGTGGTCGGCACCACGACGCTCCGGCTGCTGGGCCCGGCCACCCCGGTCGACCTCCAGGGGCTCGCGCCGGGTGCCGCCTCCGGGCCCTCGCTCCTGGACCGGGGCGCCGGTGCCCCGCTCGCGGACGGGCCCGTGGTGCCCAACCCCGTGCAGGCGCGCAAGGACTTCCCGCCGGACGGTGAGTGCGAGGTCGCGCCGGCCGTGACCCGCAGCCCCACGTGCCTGTTCGGCGCGACGGACAGCCCGGACCGGATCGTGCTGCTCGGCGACTCGCACGCCGGGCAGTGGTTCTCACCCATGCTCGCGTTGGCGTCCGAACGCGGCTGGGCGCTCCAGGAGTTGGTGAAGCAGGGTTGCCCGCTGCCCCGACTGGCCGTGGACAGCCCGCAGTTGGGCCGCGTCTACCGGGAGTGCGACACCTGGCGGGCGGACGCGCTGGAGCGGCTGCGGAAGCAGCCCAAACCCAGGCTCATCGTGATCGCCTCGCTCAACCGCTACACCACCGACCCGGCGCTCCTCGCCCGCGGCTGGGAGGAGACGCTGAAGCCCCTGCGCGCTCTCGGGGCTCCGATCGTCTACATCGAGGACACCCCCGTACCCGGTACGGACATCCCCGCGTGCGTCTCCGGCCGCCCCGAGGACCCCGGAGCCTGCGCGTTCGCCCGGAAGGACGCCGTACCGGCCGATCCGCTGGCCCGGCGGATCGCGTCCGGAGCGCTGCCCGGTGTACGGAGCATCAGCGTGAACCCCGTCCTGTGCCCGGGGGACGGTCCGGTCTGCCCCGCCGTACGGGACCGGGTCCTGCTCTACCGGGACGACGCCCATCTGACCAACGTGGCGGCCGTCGTCCTGACCCCCCGGCTGGAGCGGCTGCTCGGCGAATCCGGCGCGCTGCCCGCGCCCGGTGTACCCGTGACGCCCGCACCGAGCGCCCCCGGAAGGCCCGGGGCGGACGGGTGGACCGAGCTGTTGCGGGACGACTTCGAGGGCCCGGCGGGCAGCCGCCCGTCCGCCGCGCACTGGCAGTACGACCTCGGCACCTGCTACCCGGGCTGCCCCGCGCCGCAGTGGGGCACGGGCGAGATCGAGACGATGACCGACTCGACGGACAACGTCCGCCTCGACGGGAAGGGCGCACTGGAGATCGTCCCCACCAGGAAGGCGGGCGAGTGGAGTTCGGGCCGCATCGAGACCCGGCGCTCCGACTTCGCGCCGCCGCCCGGCGGGATGCTGCGGATCGAGGCGTCGATCGCGCTGCCGGACGTCACGGGGGCCGGGGCGGCGGGCTACTGGCCGGCCTTCTGGACCCTGGGGGCGCCGCTGCGTGACGGGTACACGGGCTGGCCGGGCGTCGGGGAGCTGGACATCATGGAGTCCGTCAACGGCCGGGACACCGTGTTCGGCAGCATGCACTGCGGCGTCATGGAGGGCGGCCCCTGCGAGGAGCCGGTGGGCCTGACCTCCGGGCCGCAGCCGTGCCCCGGTTGCCGTACGGCGTTCCACTCGTACGCCGTCGAGGTCGACCTCTCCCCCGGTGCGGAGCAGGTGCGCTGGTATCTGGACGGGCGCCTGTACCACCGGGTGACGGCCGCCGCGATGGACGGCCCGACCTGGAAGCGGGCGGTGGACCACGGGGTGTTCCTGATCCTGAACGTGGCCGTCGGCGGCAAGCTGCCGCTCGCCGACGGGGCGAGTCCGGGCCCCGCCACCGAGCCCGGCCACCCGATGCGGGTCGACCGCGTCACCGTCTCGGCCCGGGAGGGGACCGCCGCAGCCCGGTAGGCGTTACGCGGGAGGCGTTACGCGGGAGGCGTTACGCGGGAGGCGTTACGCGGGAGGCGTTACGCGGGAGGTGGGGCCGGTCCTCGGCGGGGCCGGCCCCACAACGTTGCCGCGCGCAGCAGCCACTCCACCGGGCCGAGCCGGTGGCGCCGCATCAGGTGCGCGGAGACGACGAGCTGGCACCCGTAGAAGAGCAGCGCCCCGCCCAGGGCGGTGGCCGCGCCCACCCGGCCGTACAGCGCGGCACCGTAGCCCGTGAAGACCAGGGCCATGACGAGGGACTGCGTCAGGTAGTTGGTCAGGGCCATGCGGCCCGCCGGGGCCAGCCGGGCGGCGAGGGCGGCGCCGCGCGGTGTGGTGAACCAGAGCAGCAGGCCGCTCGCGTAGGCGGCGCTCAGCGCCGGGGCGGTGATCATGCCGACGACGAACAACAGGATCTCCCAGCGGGCGGAGAGCGGTCCGACCGCGCCCGCCGCCATGAGCGCCCCGCCGGGCAGCCCCACGAGAAGCCCGCCCACGAGGATCCGGCGCAGCCGGTCGGCGCGGCCGACGATGCCGGTGAGCAGGTCGCGCCGGCCCGCCGCGTATCCGGCCAGGAAGGCGGCGACGACCATGCCGCCCATCATGAACAGCCCGGCCAGGATGTCCGGCCAGGCTCCGATGTTCGCGCGGATCACGTCACCCGCGCCGCCCCGGTAGGCGGCGGTCAGTTCGGCGGTCCGCTCGGCGAGGTCGGCGGCGTCGCCGCCGTCGGCCGGGTCCAGCAGGGTGACGGCCGCCGCGAAGAACAGATAGAGGGCGGCGACGGTTCCGTACACCCGGAGGGCGGCTCGCCACATCCGGGCCGGGGCGGCGCCGCGGGCGGCGAAGAGGATCAGGCCGAGCAGGGCGTAGACGGTGAGGATGTCACCGGTGTACAGCAGCGCGGCGTGCAGGAGGCCGAGGACGAACAGGGCGAGGAGCCGGCGCAGCATCCGCGGTGCGAAGCGTGCCCCGTCGCGTGCGGCCGAGTCCATCTGGAGCGTGAAGCTGTAGCCGAAGAGGAACGAGAACAGCAGGTAGAACTTGGTCTGCACGAACATCGTGACCAGCCACAGCGCGGCGTAGTCCACGCCACCGGTGAGCGGGCCGCCACCGCGCCGGCCCTCGATCCCGGCCATGACCAGCACGTTGGCGAGGAAGATGCCGCCGAGTGCGAAGCCGCGCAGGGCGTCGACCTCCACGATCCGGTGCCGCCGGGGCCCGGTCGGTATGCCCGGAGGCGCGGCGGCCGCCCCGGGGGCGGCGGAACGGGGCGGTTCATGGTGGTGCGACACGCGTCCCTCGAACATCGTGGTGGTGCCGCCCCTCCGGCCGGAGGGGCGGCTTCGGCCGTGCCCCGTTTCCGGGTCGGCGCGCGGTCAGCCCGCCGCGATGATCACGGTGACCGCGGTGACGGCGGTGACCACCGCCTGGACGTTGCGGATCGCTTCGCGGACGCTGTCGCCCGCCCACTGCCCGTCGGCGATCTCCGCCATGCGTGGGGCGATCTGCTTGCGCGGTACGTCGGGGAACGCCTGGCGGTGCATGTTCGCGGCGTGCAGGAGCGCGACCAGTCCGCTGGTACGGCTGTCCGGCTGAGCGCCGTCCAGGACGACGGCGCTCAGCCGGTCGCGCAGCTCCCGCTCCACGGAGCCGTCCGCTTCGGGATAGCGCCGTGTCGGGAACAGGCCCAGCGCCCGGTGCCGCTCCTCGGTCACCAGACCGCGCTCGCACAGACGGTCCACCGCCGCGCGCACGCCCTTGCTCTGGTCCTTCGTCAGCCAGTCGGCCGCCTTGCGCCTGCCGGAGCCCTTCGTCCAGGCGGCGATCCGTTCCAGCCGTCCGTCGAGCAGCGCGTCACCGGTCGGCGACGCGTCGGTCACCTCGATCCGGCCGCCGGTCACGGCGACCCGGCCCGCCATGGCGAGCTCCAGGAGAATGCCGCCCGCCACGCCCCAGCCCGCGGCCGTGCGCCCCTTCGCCGCGCCGCTTTCGTCGTCCAGCGACAGCAGCATGATCTCTTCGGCCAGCGTGACGGTCATCCGTCGTGTCCCCCTCGTTCGTTCGCCCTGGACGCCCTGCGTGTTCTGAGCGCCCTGTATGCCCTGGACGCCCTGCGTGTCCTGGGCGCCTGTATGCCCTGGACACCCCGCTTGCCCTGGGCGCCCTGTCGCGTCCCGCGTCTCCTGCCCGTCCCGGGAGGAGAGACGCGCTCACCCGCCCCTGAGGTTGCCGGGCCCTATGAACCGGCCGCCGCGTCGAACGCCCCCCGCGCCAGCCGGTGCAGCAGCTCCGCCGTCGCCGTACGGCCGGGGAGCGCCTCGGGGCGGGCCAGGTGCGGGGTGGAGTTCAGCAGGCCGAAGACGGCGTGGACGGTGACGCGGGCCTCGTCCTCGGCCAGGTCCGGGTAGAGCTCGCGGACGACGCCGACCCAGACCTCGACGTACTGGCGCTGGAGCTGGCGCACCCGCTTGCGGTCCGTGTCGCGCAGGCGGTCCAGCTCGCGGTCGTGGAGGGTGATCAGGGGGCGGTCGTCCAGGGCGAAGTCGATGTGGCCCTCGATGAGCGCGTCGAGCAGGGCGCGCGGGGAGCCGTCCCCGTCGGCCGCGTCCTGCGACACGCGGAGCCGGCCGCCCGCCAGCAGGCGCTCGCTGATGCCCACCAGCAGTTCGGCGAGCATCGCGTCCTTGCCGGGGAAGTGGCGGTAGAGGCCGGGGCCGCTGATACCGACGGCGGCCCCTATCTCATCGACGCCGACGCCGTGGAAGCCGCGCTCGGCGAAGAGGCGGGCGGCCTCCCGGAGGATCTGCTCGCGGCGGGTGGGAGCCGCGACGCGGGCGGCGGCATGGGTGCTCATGGGGATTCATTCTAGACAGGGCCGTTAGCGCTCGTTAACCTGAACGCAATGCGTTAACGCTCATTAACAAT is a genomic window of Streptomyces sp. NBC_01237 containing:
- a CDS encoding acyl-CoA dehydrogenase family protein, producing the protein MRRTVFNEDHEAFRETIRAFIAAEVVPVYDEWFAAGQVPREFYHKLGELGVFGIEVDEEYGGAGIDSHKYEAVIYEETARVGVSFGGSGVHTLLGLPYIKMLATGEQKKRWLPKFTTGEEMWALAMTEPGTGSDVAGMKTTAKLSEDGKHYVLNGSKTFITGGVHADRVIVCARTSAPREDDRRFGISLFAVDTKSAGYSIGRKLDKLGLRTSDTAELAFVDVKVPVEDLLGEENKGFGYLGTNLASERWGIAFGAYAQAAAAVGFAKQYVQERTVFGKTVASFQNTKFELAACQAEVDAAQAVADRALEALDAGELTAAEAASAKLFCTEVAHRVIDRCLQLHGGYGFMNEYPIARLYADNRVNRIYGGTSEVMKSIIAKSMGL
- a CDS encoding acyl-CoA thioesterase encodes the protein MSAPLDSLLDLLDLEQIERDIFRGLSRSAVVPRVFGGQVAAQALVAAGRTVPADRGAHSLHAYFLRAGDPGAPIVYSVDRIRDGKSFTTRRVVAVQHGQPIFHLSASFQTYEDGLEHQADMPAAPDPETLPTAARMLPRYADRFSDPGVVDRLIEARAAVDLRYVDAPPFGTVGEPREPRSQVWFRTNGKLADDPLLHVCMATYVSDMTLLDSVLLAHGRGGWAVGDVVGASLDHAMWFHRPFRADEWLLYDQESPSASGGRGLGQARIYTQDRQLAITVIQEGVVRVPRA
- a CDS encoding cation diffusion facilitator family transporter — encoded protein: MSDENSGGGESTFTVIVAAVANLGIAVAKAVAGLISGSSAMLSEAAHSVADTVTEVMLLTALKRSEKPADEDHPLGYGPERYIWAMLASIATFVGGAVFSVYDGVHTLVEGEELGDPLISYIVLGVAFLLEGYSLRTGVGQVRREASKLSVPDTYYLRHTPDTAVKAVVMEDSAALVGLLLAAGGLLGGQLSGSGVWDGIASILIGALLVYVAWVLGRSNAQLLIGRPLPEAMRAGVREELLSVPHIVDVLELTTLIQGPTEILIAAKIDFRDMASAEQVEWACEEAEAQLRERFPSIRRVYLDPTPGPEQRRARAARASG
- a CDS encoding LCP family protein: MTQFPRPTPSFPPAGPKRRMVRPVPLAAAALTPLLVLGIMRTGDALPRSGSARAQGHGMNILLVGTDGRDTITRQEKEKFRLGGVACDCTDTMMLIHISANRKRAGLVSIPRDSLAQLSPHEDRRTGERHGRHPSKINGAYAEGGADLSMRTVEEMTGVKIDRFLGVDFSRFMKTVDTVGGVDICTARPLRDPVTGLDLSPGTHRLKGGESLQYARARKVDNSADFGRIQRQQRFVVAFIKKLRADGTMRDPVRLAKLADVLLAGPRTEKSVTLPDLVSLAKDMHDIKLSSLEFASVPIRDFNADIEGVGSTLAWDEAKADAVFATMRKDRPLSSAKSALPSRPGPTTARQGEFVPVKGSRIGCG
- a CDS encoding phosphatase; translation: MPIPSRAALVDHLVRTRIAGDVATPRDNNLSHYRKLANGDRHYWLGLELGDRWSDEQDVLAVMAERCGVNDDPAHRQGQDTIDPELTVDGLERMAARLRKAAAGSERVLFATGHPGGLLDVHRQTADALRRAGCEIVRIPSGLMADEGMVFQFADVAVLERGATLWHTHSPAPMAAILDATEQQGRPLPDLVVADHGWAGCAGQRGLDSIGYADCNDPALFLGESEGTLQVTVPLDDHVTDPRFYDPMTDYLLDAAGLL
- a CDS encoding glycosyltransferase family 2 protein, whose translation is MSVCHLPQPPSDDELYWYFGPQRRWVLVSSSLAFVFTAATMFTFALRTPALWVFLAVLGLNVVALLLSSLNSLRQRRLTRQSHDVLVHAWRPAELPGVDLYLPTCGEPLPVLANAYRAVAAVDWPGALTVWVLDDADRPEVAALAAEHGYTYVVRPDRGHLKKAGNLNHALTLSSSEFIAILDADFAPRPDFLRHLVPYLADPGVGIVQSPQCFDTDEGMDWIQRAAGSAQEWFFRWIQPSRDASDAAICCGSNAVYRRSAIDLAGGFARLDHSEDLYTGLALYEQGFRTQYVPVLVAKGTSPDHLTAFVNQQYRWAMGNLHLLGTPVLRRMRAPWRMRLCFYEGIVGYLATAVNTFAAPLPPLVMMFLFPDHIRPWHVLPLLAPLWLWHVLLPRVSRTRWRVEVIRANVLTSVAAATAFVHTLRGRSAAWVPTGARGTGASGGMARRVVGVSLVWLVVSNGAAAAGLALAVARNGWEPNWGLLLYLLVQCQINVPLIRDLLAELRPKKPARAKSRTGATAKAPGALRPAGRTGPVPNPVAGLVTGLRARTRMLPRRWPETLAASAVLLLTGLLASGLVNPMLPWLS